The proteins below come from a single Lodderomyces elongisporus chromosome 3, complete sequence genomic window:
- the ISC1 gene encoding phospholipase C type enzyme (BUSCO:EOG09263A64): MLTSDISTDCSSRKQSIKLLTFNTWGLKFVSKHRKHRLQAIADELANPKTVEDDYDIVALQEIWCEEDWDYLDRVCRNRYPYRRVFKSGIITGPGLAILSKQPIVETFLYRFPINGRSSAFFRGDWYVGKSISVTIFQPHKEGSLPIALLNSHMHAPYGHGDASYSTHRACQAWDFAKLVRMLKKAGYAVIQVGDLNSKPESLPYKIFTVEGGLTDSWNVLHKDDLMNAAELAKLSPEDQIALGGVTCNSRLNTWRKNRRLSEACRLDYALIDANNIVPVTAGVKFTGILPKPWSCSYSDHFAYSVEFLVSSVDEHKSPQIDHNLLEREKVYKELLAEIKHYRQTTIPFQANWRKMYFITSIIIVIGMHVGVVFASEVSGWISVIFLLINTFVLVTGLLNGLIWSLGVRSESRALQEVQLQVEDAYTHIESILTRGQKNGISKKKLSISVEEYTPNID, encoded by the coding sequence ATGTTGACACTGGATATAAGTACTGACTGTTCCTCGCGAAAGCAGCTGATTAAATTACTTACATTCAACACATGGGGTCTCAAATTTGTATCAAAACATCGCAAACATAGACTTCAGGCAATTGCCGATGAATTAGCCAACCCCAAAACGGTAGAAGATGACTACGATATTGTGGCATTACAAGAAATATGGTGTGAAGAAGACTGGGATTACCTCGATCGTGTATGTCGCAACCGATATCCTTATCGTCGCGTCTTCAAATCAGGTATTATTACGGGTCCAGGATTGGCGATTTTGTCGAAACAACCAATTGTAGAGACTTTTTTATATCGGTTTCCAATTAATGGTCGTTCCTCTGCGTTTTTCCGAGGCGATTGGTATGTCGGTAAAAGTATATCAGTGACTATTTTTCAGCCTCACAAAGAAGGTAGTTTACCTATTGCCTTATTGAACAGTCATATGCATGCACCTTATGGCCACGGTGATGCCAGTTACTCAACACATCGCGCATGTCAGGCTTGGGATTTTGCCAAATTGGTGCGCATGTTGAAAAAAGCAGGATATGCAGTAATACAAGTTGGTGATTTAAACTCGAAACCTGAATCATTGCCGTACAAGATATTTACCGTAGAAGGTGGATTGACAGATTCATGGAATGTGTTACACAAGGATGATTTGATGAACGCTGCGGAGTTGGCGAAATTGAGTCCCGAAGATCAAATTGCTTTAGGTGGAGTCACTTGCAATTCGCGGTTGAATACGTGGAGGAAAAACAGGCGTCTTTCTGAAGCGTGTAGATTGGACTATGCTCTTATTGATGCCAACAATATAGTACCGGTAACGGCTGGGGTCAAGTTTACGGGGATTTTACCAAAACCATGGCTGTGCTCATACTCGGACCATTTTGCATATAGCGTCGAGTTTTTGGTGAGCTCTGTTGATGAGCATAAATCACCCCAAATTGACCATAATTTGTTGGAGCGAGAGAAAGTATACAAGGAACTACTTGCCGAGATCAAGCACTATAGACAAACCACCATACCATTTCAAGCTAATTGGAGAAAGATGTATTTCATTACATCTATCATTATAGTTATTGGAATGCACGTGGGGGTCGTATTTGCTTCTGAAGTTTCTGGCTGGATCTCTGTTATATTTCTCCTCATTAATACATTTGTTTTAGTTACAGGGCTATTAAATGGATTGATTTGGTCTCTTGGTGTCAGATCGGAGCTGCGCGCGCTACAAGAAGTGCAATTACAGGTTGAAGATGCGTATACACATATTGAAAGTATCCTTACAAGAGGACAAAAGAATGGCAtaagtaaaaagaaattactGATTAGCGTTGAAGAGTATACACCAAACATCGACTGA
- the USV1 gene encoding Up in starvation, with protein MHRRNPVLMSTMSNQQQYANGQFQMYHQQDQRQQEQRQQQALPPISNLPSIHSQQQQGQQQGQQQGQQYSTSQQEQTHSMPPTSSSSSSSTSSATSALGVPHYVLPALRAPPPLTGSQIMNTQLPALTPTLTNATQSTQSTQSTHSTISTMSSTSSAESVTSTLSSHTGGSGSTNGKPKSKRSSKGRVFQCTGYAGCSMSFTRSEHLARHKRKHTGERPFTCPYCSKNFSRLDNLRQHKQTVHAYETYLTKDNSDSKLLIERSKQKKKLKHEQKKSQLATIMQQQQQQQNGQNGQNMSSKFNGFPHLAPMSDSRQQYLPKTHSTLSQSHFANHNPHSPNTYPSAPSSYIYPPPQPPSQQPHQNPHPHLQPHLQPTNGSYHKPLPPLPHQFNNEQQVNASSLSLPSGQSLDITELKQPSNPFRPKKRPQPLSLQHSALAGSNEHILRSAPIAQSTSYHDSQGMHSSSTLGVGSLSLKSGGFAQNGQYPPPPKSASSVASMTPNLASPISPLFHSSFHQNMNQANSGTPQRQERQEQQSSLQTSSQQYMHPQYNQMNGSAGDNHNNISNNLPTMQSIRQQQSQSQQQQQQQPQHGSSITPRASTITNASFISGSSNKSPMSQHFSMISNTSSQWSSTSTRDSLPSFKYLPTPTNLQLNNNSNIASEARRDGQSSNWLKGVLNSDDGNNKKTNNEDSMMIDGDGNGNGDGNLGKENRDSMDLSLSREASINSVIGSGSNEKFSPHRRSQTQLPPIEGTSMEKNDSVDVALDRKPASVNKHANIGASSILSVQNETSKRPSILNHDNDEGIDGGHSSQSVHTLLSNRSGLYSGKPLQSPTLPPVNSGASGSGSGGSGINNGDRRDGNMTNGTLPSVPASPYVSKKPTINSLIM; from the coding sequence ATGCATAGGCGAAACCCTGTTCTAATGTCAACGATGtcaaaccaacaacaatatgCTAATGGACAGTTCCAAATGTACCACCAACAAGACCAAAGACAACAAGAACAGAGGCAGCAGCAGGCACTTCCTCCAATCAGTAATTTACCATCCATCCACTCCCAACAGCAACAAGGGCAACAACAAGGGCAGCAACAGGGGCAGCAGTATAGCACATCACAGCAGGAACAAACACATTCCATGCCTcccacttcttcttcgtcgtcGTCTTCAACCTCCTCTGCAACATCCGCGTTAGGTGTTCCTCACTATGTATTACCAGCATTAAGAGCTCCTCCGCCATTAACAGGCTCACAGATTATGAATACTCAATTACCTGCTTTAACACCAACTTTAACAAATGCAACACAGTCAACGCAGTCAACGCAGTCAACACACTCAACAATCTCAACGATGTCATCGACTTCATCCGCCGAATCGGTCACAAGCACGCTATCATCGCACACTGGCGGCAGCGGAAGCACTAATGGGAAAccgaaaagcaaaagatcTAGTAAAGGCAGAGTGTTTCAATGTACTGGATACGCTGGATGCTCAATGTCGTTCACGAGATCAGAACATTTAGCAAGACACAAGAGGAAGCATACAGGGGAAAGACCATTCACATGTCCATATTGCTCTAAAAATTTTAGTCGACTAGACAACTTGCGACAACATAAGCAAACAGTTCACGCTTATGAAACTTATTTGACCAAGGATAACAGTGACTCAAAGCTTTTGATTGAAAGGtcgaaacaaaagaaaaagttgaagcacgaacaaaaaaagagtcaaTTGGCAACCATCatgcagcaacaacagcaacaacagaatGGACAAAATGGACAAAATATGTCTTCAAAGTTCAATGGCTTTCCTCACTTGGCACCTATGCTGGATTCACGACAGCAATACCTTCCAAAGACACATTCAACATTGTCCCAAAGTCACTTTGCTAATCACAACCCACATTCGCCCAATACATACCCTCTGGCTCCGTCTTCTTATATATACCCACCTCCACAACCACCGAGTCAGCAACCTCATCAAAATCCCCATCCACATCTACAACCACATTTGCAGCCTACAAACGGCTCGTATCACAAGCCATTACCTCCATTGCCGCATCAGTTTAATAATGAACAACAAGTAAACGCCTCTTCTTTATCATTACCATCTGGCCAAAGCTTAGACATAACTGAACTCAAACAGCCAAGTAACCCATTTAGACCAAAAAAGAGACCACAACCGTTATCATTACAACACTCGGCACTCGCAGGATCCAACGAACACATATTGAGATCAGCGCCCATTGCACAATCTACTTCCTATCATGATTCACAGGGTATGCATAGTAGCAGCACGCTCGGCGTAGGTAGCCTCAGTTTGAAAAGTGGAGGTTTTGCTCAAAATGGCCAATATCCGCCACCACCAAAGTCAGCATCCTCTGTAGCATCAATGACCCCTAATTTGGCAAGCCCAATCTCACCATTATTTCACTCGTCGTTCCACCAAAATATGAACCAAGCAAACAGCGGTACACCACAACGGCAAGAGCGGCAAGAGCAGCAATCGCTGCTACAAACACTGCTGCAACAATACATGCACCCGCAGTATAATCAGATGAATGGCAGTGCTGGAGACAATCAcaataacatcagcaataACTTGCCTACAATGCAATCGAttcgacaacaacaactgcaactgcaacaacaacaacaacaacaaccgcAGCACGGGTCATCTATTACACCAAGAGCATCCACGATTACCAATGCCTCATTTATTTCCGGAAGTTCGAACAAGTCGCCAATGTCACAGCATTTCTCAATGATTTCCAATACATCAAGCCAATGGAGCTCGACATCAACAAGGGATAGTTTGCCATCTTTCAAGTATTTACCTACACCCACAAATCTACAATTGAATAACAATAGTAACATTGCCCTGGAAGCACGCCGTGATGGACAAAGTAGTAACTGGCTCAAAGGTGTGCTAAATAGTGATGACggaaataataaaaaaacaaataacgAAGATTCAATGATGATTGATGGAGacggaaatggaaatggagaTGGAAACTTGggtaaagaaaacagaGATTCGATGGATCTATCCTTATCTCGAGAAGCTTCGATCAATTCGGTCATTGGATCTGGTTCAAATGAGAAATTTTCACCTCATCGCCGATCACAAACGCAACTTCCACCAATAGAGGGCACTtcaatggaaaaaaatgattcTGTTGATGTCGCCCTTGATCGAAAGCCTGCATCTGTCAATAAGCATGCCAATATTGGAGCGTCCTCGATACTATCAGTGCAAAACGAGACGCTGAAACGGCCGCTGATTTTGAAtcatgataatgatgaggGTATTGATGGTGGCCACAGTAGTCAGAGTGTGCACACATTATTGTCGAATCGTAGCGGTCTTTACTCGGGAAAACCTTTGCAACTGCCGACATTGCCTCCTGTTAACAGTGGGGCAAGCGGGAGTGGTAGTGGAGGTAGTGGAATAAACAATGGAGATCGCCGTGATGGGAATATGACTAATGGAACTTTGCCCAGCGTTCCTGCATCTCCATATGTTTCTAAGAAACCAACCATTAATAGTTTGATCATGTAG
- the HXK2 gene encoding Hexokinase isoenzyme 2 translates to MVHLGPKPPQHRKGSFTDVSPQLMEELNELEKQFTVSGETLRKIVDHFITELDKGLSKAGGNIPMIPGWVMDFPTGKETGDYLAIDLGGTNLRVVLVKLGGNRDFDTTQSKFPLPSNMRTATSEELWSFIANCLKTFFEEEFPNGVEEPLPLGFTFSYPASQNTITQGVLQRWTKGWAIEGVEGHDVVPMLQSAIEKVQVPVKIVAVINDTVGTLVASNYTDPEAKLGLIFGTGVNGAYYDVVGDIPKLEGKLESDIGVDSPMAINCEYGSFDNEKFILPRNKYDVMIDEESPRPGQQTFEKMNSGYYLGEILRLVLVDLAENKKVIFKNQDLTKLNEVYILDTSFPAKIEEDPFENLSDVQEIFQSVLGLETTVPERKVIRRIAELIGNRSARLSVCGIAAICKKRGYKTAHCAADGSVYSKYPDFKQRAAQSLRDIFEWSDDVKEDPILIVDAEDGSGVGAAIIAALTEKRLKEGKSVGIKGA, encoded by the coding sequence ATGGTTCACTTGGGTCCAAAACCACCACAACATAGAAAAGGTTCCTTCACCGATGTCTCACCACAACTTATGGAGGAACTCAATGAGCTTGAAAAGCAATTCACTGTTTCAGGCGAAACTTTGCGTAAAATTGTCGACCACTTCATCACTGAATTGGACAAGGGTCTTTCCAAGGCTGGCGGTAACATTCCCATGATCCCAGGTTGGGTGATGGACTTCCCTACAGGTAAGGAGACTGGTGATTACTTGGCTATTGATCTTGGTGGAACCAACCTTCGAGTTGTGTTGGTGAAACTTGGTGGAAATAGAGATTTCGACACTACTCAATCGAAGTTCCCCTTGCCTTCTAATATGAGAACAGCTACCAGCGAGGAATTGTGGTCCTTTATTGCCAACTGTTTAAAGACtttttttgaagaagagtttCCAAATGGAGTTGAAGAACCATTGCCATTGGGCTTCACATTCAGTTATCCTGCTAGTCAAAATACAATCACACAAGGTGTCTTGCAAAGATGGACTAAAGGATGGGCCATCGAAGGTGTTGAGGGTCACGATGTGGTCCCAATGTTGCAATCTGCAATTGAGAAAGTTCAAGTTCCAGTCAAGATTGTTGCCGTGATCAATGATACTGTGGGTACATTAGTTGCTTCAAACTACACTGACCCTGAAGCAAAATTGGGTCTTATTTTTGGTACTGGTGTTAATGGTGCATACTATGACGTTGTTGGCGATATTCCTAAATTGGAGGGCAAGCTTGAAAGTGATATTGGAGTAGACTCTCCAATGGCCATCAACTGTGAATATGGATCATTTGATAACGAGAAGTTCATTTTGCCAAGAAACAAGTACGATGTGATGATCGATGAAGAGTCACCAAGACCAGGACAGCAAACATTTGAAAAGATGAATTCTGGTTACTACCTCGGTGAAATTTTGAGATTGGTTCTTGTCGACTTGGCtgagaacaaaaaagttattttcaaaaaccaaGACTTGACCAAGTTGAACGAAGTGTACATTCTTGACACTTCATTCCCAGCaaagattgaagaagatcCATTTGAGAACCTTTCGGATGTGCAAGAGATTTTCCAAAGCGTCTTGGGTCTCGAGACGACTGTTCCAGAACGTAAAGTTATCCGCCGTATTGCAGAGTTGATTGGAAACAGATCCGCCAGATTGTCAGTTTGTGGTATTGCTGCTATCTGTAAGAAGAGAGGATACAAGACTGCCCACTGTGCTGCCGATGGATCAGTTTACTCGAAATACCCTGACTTTAAGCAAAGAGCTGCCCAAAGTTTGAGAGATATCTTTGAGTGGTCAGACGATGTGAAGGAAGATCCTATTTTGATTGTAGATGCAGAGGATGGaagtggtgttggtgcagCCATTATTGCTGCATTGACTGAAAAGAGATTGAAGGAGGGAAAATCCGTTGGTATTAAGGGTGCTTGA
- the FUM1_1 gene encoding fumarase fum1 encodes MSSKRVESDAFGNIEVPGDKYWGAQTQRSLKNFEIGDIKMPLPIVKAFGILKKSAAIVNTKLGKLDPKLSDAIQQACDEIIAGKFNDNFPLVIYQTGSGTQSNMNANEVISNRAIEILGGEKGSKNPVHPNDHCNMSQSSNDTFPTVMHIAAVMQIEQHLIPNLKELQIAFETKQQEFEQIIKIGRTHLQDATPLTLGQEFSGYVQQIKYGIERVESTLARLSLLAQGGTAVGTGLNAPIGFDKAIAEEVSKLTGLKFSTAPNKFEALAAHDAAVEASGALNTLAASLFKIANDIRYLGSGPRCGYGELSLPENEPGSSIMPGKVNPTQCEAMTMVCAQVMGNNTTITFSGASGQFELNVFKPVIAYNLLNSIQLLGDAARSFRLHCVEGIQANTEKINKLLHESLMLVTALNPKIGYDNASKVAKNAHKKGINLKESCIELGMLTSEEFDQWVRPEKMISPSKL; translated from the coding sequence atGAGCAGCAAAAGAGTCGAGTCAGATGCATTTGGAAACATCGAAGTTCCCGGTGACAAATATTGGGGTGCTCAAACACAAAGATCACTCAAGAACTTTGAAATTGGTGACATCAAGATGCCTCTTCCTATAGTCAAGGCATTTGgtattttaaaaaaatccGCAGCCATAGTCAATACTAAGTTGGGTAAGCTTGATCCAAAGTTAAGTGACGCAATACAGCAAGCATGCGACGAGATCATTGCCGGTAAGTTCAATGATAATTTCCCGCTTGTGATTTATCAAACCGGTTCAGGAACTCAATCAAATATGAATGCTAATGAAGTGATTTCAAACAGGGCAATTGAGATTCTTGGTGGTGAAAAAGGAAGCAAAAACCCAGTCCATCCAAACGACCATTGCAACATGTCACAATCCTCCAACGACACATTCCCTACTGTCATGCATATTGCCGCAGTAATGCAGATTGAACAGCATTTGATTCCAAATCTCAAAGAGTTGCAGATTGCATTCGAGACAAAGCAACAAGAGTTTGAACAAATAATCAAGATTGGAAGAACTCATTTACAAGATGCCACACCATTAACATTGGGCCAAGAGTTTTCTGGTTACGTCCAACAAATCAAATACGGTATTGAGAGAGTTGAATCAACATTGGCAAGATTATCCTTACTTGCTCAGGGTGGTACTGCAGTTGGTACTGGCCTCAATGCACCCATTGGATTTGACAAGGCCATTGCTGAAGAAGTCTCTAAACTTACGGGTCTCAAGTTTTCCACAGCGCCCAACAAATTTGAGGCATTAGCAGCACACGATGCTGCAGTGGAGGCCTCTGGTGCTCTCAACACTCTTGCAGCATCATTGTTcaaaattgcaaatgatATCAGATACCTTGGTTCAGGCCCACGTTGTGGATACGGCGAGCTTTCTCTTCCCGAAAACGAACCAGGTTCTTCAATCATGCCAGGAAAAGTCAATCCTACTCAATGTGAAGCAATGACAATGGTTTGTGCCCAAGTTATGGGAAACAATACCACAATCACTTTTAGTGGTGCTTCAGGTCAGTTTGAATTGAATGTGTTTAAACCAGTGATTGCTTACAATTTACTCAATTCGATTCAGTTGTTGGGAGACGCAGCAAGGTCCTTTAGATTGCATTGTGTTGAAGGAATCCAAGCTAACACGGAAAAGATTAATAAACTATTGCATGAATCATTAATGTTGGTTACCGCCTTGAACCCAAAGATTGGGTATGACAATGCATCCAAAGTTGCCAAGAATGCTCATAAAAAGGGAATAAATTTGAAAGAGTCGTGCATTGAGTTGGGCATGTTGACATCAGAAGAGTTTGATCAATGGGTTAGACCAGAGAAGATGATTTCTccaagtaaattgtga
- the GPI2 gene encoding glycosylphosphatidylinositol anchor biosynthesis produces the protein MFTKVETKLDLKLESKAEFVPTSPQKQPTSSRSRKSSQAYRETLNITEEKPPWRKLLYLKQPYADNYTDTSFLSQLKRNTTVAKYSYRHLVNDFMLIVFYISCILIVILVFVGIYANKWDPMSPTMASTIIILPSFLALRLYNASATHSSYISFNIKSYLLITFMLLIASPILKSLTKSTSSDSIWAISSMLCVANTLFYEYSAVQVYKPIISTNISLSNAIVLASRLNTTMDVFLFILFAIQINILLPLLDASLRSNMKLRNFHYFVMGTTFVVVNVCIWQLLNYQFLIYWLSTTLIILLLMPAYFLSLQRYKNELQGPWDIAKPKLSKNQ, from the coding sequence ATGTTCACTAAAGTGGAAACAAAGCTAGACCTAAAGTTAGAATCAAAAGCCGAGTTTGTCCCCACACTGCCTCAAAAGCAACCAACAAGTTCACGTCTGCGGAAAAGCTCACAAGCTTATCGCGAAACCCTCAATATTACAGAGGAAAAGCCACCATGGAGAAAGTTATTGTATCTCAAACAACCATACGCCGATAATTATACTGATACCTCATTTTTATCACagttgaaaagaaacactACGGTTGCCAAATACTCATACAGACATTTGGTAAATGATTTCATGTTGATAGTTTTCTACATATCATGCATATTGATTGTGATACTAGTATTTGTTGGCATTTATGCTAACAAATGGGATCCTATGAGTCCAACAATGGCCAGCACTATAATTATTCTACCGAGCTTTCTTGCTCTACGACTTTACAACGCTAGTGCTACTCACTCACTGTATATCAGCTTCAATATCAAATCATACCTTCTTATCACATTCATGTTACTCATTGCATCGCCGATTCTCAAATCTTTGACCAAGTCAACATCGTCAGACTCGATATGGGCCATTTCGTCGATGTTGTGCGTTGCAAACACATTGTTTTACGAATATTCAGCAGTCCAAGTATACAAGCCCATCATTTCAACAAATATTTCACTTAGCAATGCCATAGTGTTGGCATCGCGATTGAACACTACAATGGAtgttttcttgtttattCTATTTGCAATACAAATCAATATATTGCTTCCTTTACTTGATGCTTCTTTGCGAAGTAACATGAAGTTGAGAAATTTCCATTATTTTGTCATGGGTACTACATTTGTAGTGGTAAATGTGTGCATTTGGCAATTGCTCAATTACCAATTTTTGATCTATTGGCTTTCCACCACATTGATCATTTTGCTACTCATGCCCGCATATTTCTTATCTCTACAGCGTTATAAAAATGAGCTACAAGGTCCATGGGATATCGCCAAGCCAAAGCTTAGTAAAAATCAATAA
- the ALG6 gene encoding Glucosyltransferase-like protein (CAZy:GT57; BUSCO:EOG09260NZ8) has protein sequence MTKSSKLKRKSKSTTPPSASVAPASVAPASGSTPKLHTTANANAKENTTKVIKTRSVSTKRKKEHQPQSVQSSNYKSIFSDSPVYDLLHYFEKAPDQWAARYILILSSLLLRTAVGLGGHSGFGKPPMYGDFEAQRHWMEITNHLPLSQWYFFDLQYWGLDYPPLTAYHSWLLGKIGSFIDYTWFQLNRSRGKETRSLINFMRLTSIASDLALYIPAVLLLANILGKKFHLSRMDQIVVALVIINQPSLVLIDHGHFQYNSVMLGLFLFSVIDLVRGNLVLASIWFISCINFKQMGLYYSVFIFFYILSQLQNLVELIAVGATVVVTQIILVLPFIMTEHPLNSLQQILIRVFPFNRGLFEDKVANFWCTTNVIIKYREFLDSSQLSKLALAATLVSILPINVYIFYRLRKLQKRLESDKDVVNHKAQYLIYGFAYNALSFYLFSYQVHEKSILVPLCPILLLLYINPGDIAIIQWVQNVAVFSMYPLLYKDDLVLQYFVIVLLMNWLLGWKNLVYPTKLCLNNLVIGVVYLAMIVYHIVDAVVSTPARYPDLWVILNTGISFVAFGYFWLWLIYRICKV, from the coding sequence ATGACCAAGAGTCTGAAattgaagaggaaaagtAAGTCAACTACACCCCCACTGGCATCTGTGGCACCTGCGTCTGTGGCACCTGCGTCTGGATCTACACCGAAGTTGCACACTACTGCTAATGCCAacgcaaaagaaaataccACTAAAGTAATAAAGACACGTTCTGTATCAACAAAGCGCAAAAAAGAGCACCAACCACAATCGGTACAATCATCCAATTACAAAAGCATCTTTAGCGACTCACCGGTATATGACCTTCTCCACTATTTCGAAAAAGCACCGGACCAATGGGCAGCACGCTACATCCTCATCCTATCATCCCTCTTATTGCGCACTGCCGTGGGACTTGGCGGACACTCTGGCTTTGGAAAACCTCCAATGTATGGTGATTTTGAAGCACAACGACATTGGATGGAAATAACAAACCATCTACCCTTATCACAGTGGTACTTTTTCGATTTGCAATACTGGGGATTGGACTACCCGCCACTCACAGCTTACCACAGCTGGCTCTTGGGCAAAATTGGCAGCTTTATCGACTACACATGGTTCCAATTGAATAGATCTCGAGGCAAAGAGACTCGCAGCTTGATCAACTTTATGAGATTGACTAGCATCGCAAGTGACTTGGCTTTGTACATCCCGGCAGTATTATTATTGGCCAATATCTTGGGTAAGAAATTCCACTTGAGTCGAATGGACCAGATTGTGGTTGCACTAGTAATTATCAACCAACCCAGCTTGGTCCTTATTGATCATGGCCATTTCCAATACAACTCAGTAATGCTTGGACTATTCTTGTTTTCAGTAATTGACTTGGTTAGAGGAAACTTGGTCTTGGCAAGCATTTGGTTCATTAGTTGCATCAACTTCAAACAGATGGGCTTATATTACTCGGtgtttatctttttctacATCTTGAGTCAATTGCAAAACCTTGTTGAGCTTATTGCCGTAGGTGCCACAGTCGTGGTGACTCAAATCATTTTAGTGTTGCCATTCATCATGACTGAGCACCCCTTAAACTCATTACAGCAAATTCTTATTAGAGTTTTCCCATTCAATCGTGGACTATTTGAGGATAAAGTTGCAAACTTTTGGTGCACAACAAATGTCATTATCAAGTATCGAGAGTTTCTCGACTCGTCGCAATTATCGAAATTGGCACTTGCAGCTACCTTGGTGTCTATTTTGCCAATAAATGTCTACATTTTTTACAGATTGCggaaattgcaaaaaagacTCGAGAGCGACAAAGATGTTGTCAATCACAAGGCACAATACCTCATTTATGGATTTGCTTATAACGCACTATCATTTTACTTATTTTCCTACCAAGTGCATGAGAAATCTATTCTTGTGCCATTATGTCCCATCTTGCTTTTATTGTACATCAATCCGGGAGATATAGCGATAATTCAGTGGGTGCAAAACGTTGCTGTATTTAGTATGTACCCACTTTTGTACAAAGACGATTTGGTGTTGCAATATTTTGTCATTGTTTTGCTAATGAACTGGTTACTTGGATGGAAAAACTTGGTGTACCCAACGAAACTTTGTTTAAACAATCTCgttattggtgttgtttaTTTGGCAATGATTGTGTACCATATCGTAGACGCAGTGGTGCTGACACCTGCAAGGTACCCTGATTTATGGGTTATCTTAAACACGGGCATTTCGTTTGTGGCATTTGGTTACTTTTGGCTCTGGCTTATTTATAGAATATGCAAAGTTTGA